The sequence GGCAGACAGGCAGCTACATTTTTAATTCTCTCACAGGTATTTCCCAAAAATCTGTTTCAAGTCTTTTTTTATTTTTGCAGGTATCTTATCCTTTGCTGTGATAATCGCATACTTTAAACTCTCAGGGCAGCTACATTTTCTATGAGGCTTTATCTTTTTTACAGCATTCCTGATTATGCTCTGAGCCATTTTAACATTCTTTCTTATAATTTCCAGCACAGCATCAATTGTAACATCCTCTTCTTCCTCGTGCCAGCAGTCGTAATCAGTTGCAAGGGCGATTGTCCCGTAGCAGATTTCAGCTTCCCGTGCAAGCTTTGCTTCAGGGATGTTTGTCATTCCTATTACATCAACGCCCCACTTGCGGTAGATGAGGGATTCTCCTCTTGTGGAAAACTGGGGTCCCTCAATACATATGTAAGTCCCGCCTTTATGAACCCTTGCGCCTGCTTCTTTTGCTGATGAATAAAGGATACAGGCAAGCTCATCGCAAATAGGGTCTGCAAACTGAATATGCCCTGCAATTCCGTTACCGAAAAAGGTACTTATTCTTGTTTTGGTCCTGTCGTAAAACTGGTCAGGGATTACAATATCTCCCGGTCTTATCTCTTTTTTCATGCTTCCAACAGCGCTTACTGAAATTATCCATTCAACCCCGAGTTTTTTCATCCCATATATGTTTGCCCTGAAATTGATTTCGTGCGGCAATATCCTGTGTCCCTTTCCATGGCGCGGGAGAAAGACCATTTCTTTGCCGTCGAGTTCTCCCATGATATATTTATCAGAGGGTTTGCCAAACGGGGTTTTGACTTCAGCTTCCTTTACTTCCTTCAAATCCTTCATTTCATAAAGGCCGCTTCCACCAATTACTCCGATTTTACCCATCTCTTACCTCCAGGAACAGGTTGATAAATAATTTTTTTTTAAAACTAACAAAGGAGTTTGTTATTGTCAAGAAACAACAGAAAGACAGGAAACTTCAAGCAAAATTGTCAAAAGAAATTCTCCAGATTATAAAAACAAATTATCCCAGACATTTCAGATTTTTGTTGTTTTTCTTATCTGGTTATCTTATTATATATAAAAATAAAGTAAAAATTCTTTTGCTTTATCTGACCTATGAGTCTGTCGTTGCCTTAAATCTCTTCTTCTGCTTGCATTCCAACCCAAGATTTTTGCGTACGCTTAATCCGGCAAACTCCCACCTCAACACCATGCTCTGCCAACTCACGCTTGACTCTCGCCAGCTCTATTTCTATATTTGTCTGACGCCTTTGATGCTTGCCTACATCCACAAGCTTACCATTTTTATTCATCTTGACCCAGTAGGCCTATTGTTGATGAAGGCAAGGACAATCGCCGACCTGCCTCAGTTGCGCTTAACCCCACTTCTTTTATAAGCTTTACTGCTTCCTCTCTAAATTCCTTTGTGTAATTTTTCTTCGGGATCCTTTCCATGATGACACCTCCATCTTTATAATATGTTACTCAACTTTGGTGTCCACTATTTTCAGCTT comes from Candidatus Schekmanbacteria bacterium RIFCSPLOWO2_02_FULL_38_14 and encodes:
- a CDS encoding methylthioadenosine phosphorylase, producing MGKIGVIGGSGLYEMKDLKEVKEAEVKTPFGKPSDKYIMGELDGKEMVFLPRHGKGHRILPHEINFRANIYGMKKLGVEWIISVSAVGSMKKEIRPGDIVIPDQFYDRTKTRISTFFGNGIAGHIQFADPICDELACILYSSAKEAGARVHKGGTYICIEGPQFSTRGESLIYRKWGVDVIGMTNIPEAKLAREAEICYGTIALATDYDCWHEEEEDVTIDAVLEIIRKNVKMAQSIIRNAVKKIKPHRKCSCPESLKYAIITAKDKIPAKIKKDLKQIFGKYL